The following proteins are co-located in the Myroides profundi genome:
- a CDS encoding AsmA-like C-terminal region-containing protein has protein sequence MLKTVKKVLIRLGIGIGVLCVLVLALMYIVPVFYADQINVKVKELMKESIKGDVDFEKIDLSFYNRFPLLTATVVNPSIEGVQLDSLYSDHLFEAKSVSLGVDIFSIVNGKLSFNRIYVDSPIVHINVTEKGEANYDIFVPSDEKEESDESLELKIDELHIDNAEIVYNDLASKLSFIASDFDYIGQGNMSDDVFDLLSKASIHSFDLNFDGVHYVKEKPILAKLQTKVDTKSLTFVFEKNDLRIKGLPVDFKGHFGFIENGYDMLFDIKTENATLEQLLSVIPPEYQYWLDDTKFAGDVNGKFLLKGKYVIVDTLSPNVDLSLKLKNGFIQNKQVSKPLENVELDFAYSMPKLDIEKGIVSINKLAFDLDNKHTDINAEVEGLTVINAKGKINSIVNLDLFQKAIGIEGFAMRGELALDGAFDGTYSKGVVERRTLRKVYRDSTITSIPQFDLKGSIKDGYFKLEQLPEALEAINFNFDVAAKDSNYKNTSVRISDISLSAMSNFIKGNVFLKNLHDYNIEADVDAKVDLENIKEFIPIEDIVLRGVIDAKGSIKGTYEPKRKLFPVIDSEIKFVNGYVQFKRIPDLPIENIQIHTIIKSKRGSLNDLTIKVLPIDFKIAGEPFQLAASLYNLNNLNYNVKSKGTLNIGNLYKLFKIDGIDVRGRLLTSLFLSGLQSDAVKGDFDKLNNGGKFEVDNITVTSDMFPKPLHIKKGVFKFYKEKMKFEKFEATYGSSKFSMNGYLTNVIGYMLKGDTLKGNFDLQTPYMNVDEFMMFANNKTSNVTTANTSNAGVIQVPKDINITFNAVADKIKYTEYNIENFTGNLVVSKGGIDLKDTKFNLIGTNVAMNGTYEPTGYRSALFSYHLKASEFDIQRAYKEITLFREMVTMAKDAYGTVSLDYSLKGKLNSSMFPVMKSIEGQGTLSLANISFKGFKLLGAIADKTDAKSLEKGTLSDVNIKSSIKDNVMTIERTKMKMAGFRPRFEGQVSLDGDLNIGFRLGLPPLGIIGIPMRITGNAEDFKIKLGRYKASEVFGQGAKDDDEDEDEGSDVKSVNDSIPALPEVIPIQAPSSLPKTA, from the coding sequence ATGTTGAAAACTGTAAAAAAAGTTCTTATTAGATTAGGAATAGGCATTGGAGTATTATGTGTATTAGTATTAGCACTAATGTATATTGTACCAGTATTTTATGCAGATCAAATAAATGTTAAGGTAAAGGAATTAATGAAAGAATCCATCAAAGGTGATGTAGATTTTGAAAAAATTGATCTATCATTTTATAATAGATTCCCTTTATTAACAGCGACAGTAGTTAACCCTAGTATAGAGGGAGTACAATTGGATTCATTGTATTCTGATCATTTATTTGAAGCTAAATCGGTTAGTTTAGGTGTTGATATCTTTAGTATAGTAAATGGTAAATTGTCTTTTAATAGAATATATGTAGATAGCCCTATTGTGCACATAAATGTTACAGAAAAGGGAGAAGCAAACTATGATATTTTTGTTCCATCTGATGAGAAAGAAGAAAGTGATGAGAGTCTTGAATTAAAGATAGATGAACTTCATATAGATAATGCGGAAATAGTATATAATGATTTAGCGAGTAAGTTGAGTTTTATAGCTTCTGATTTTGATTATATTGGACAAGGTAATATGAGTGATGATGTATTTGATTTACTTAGTAAAGCAAGTATTCATTCTTTTGACCTGAACTTTGATGGTGTGCACTATGTGAAAGAAAAACCTATTTTAGCTAAACTTCAAACTAAAGTAGATACAAAGTCTTTGACTTTTGTCTTTGAAAAGAATGATTTACGTATTAAAGGTTTACCTGTTGATTTTAAAGGACATTTTGGTTTTATAGAGAATGGTTATGATATGCTCTTTGATATTAAAACAGAGAATGCTACTCTAGAACAGCTATTATCAGTTATACCACCAGAGTATCAGTATTGGTTGGATGATACTAAGTTTGCTGGAGATGTTAATGGTAAGTTTTTATTAAAAGGTAAATATGTTATAGTTGATACTTTAAGTCCTAATGTTGATTTGTCTTTGAAATTAAAGAATGGATTTATACAAAATAAACAAGTTAGTAAACCTCTAGAAAATGTAGAACTTGACTTTGCTTATTCAATGCCAAAGTTAGATATAGAAAAAGGGATAGTATCTATTAATAAGTTGGCTTTTGATTTAGATAATAAACATACTGATATCAATGCAGAAGTCGAGGGCTTGACTGTTATTAATGCAAAAGGAAAGATCAATTCAATAGTTAACCTTGATTTATTTCAAAAAGCAATAGGTATTGAAGGATTTGCTATGCGAGGTGAATTAGCTTTGGATGGTGCTTTTGATGGAACTTATTCTAAAGGTGTTGTTGAAAGAAGAACCTTACGTAAGGTATATAGAGATAGTACTATCACTAGTATTCCTCAATTCGATTTAAAAGGATCTATAAAAGATGGATATTTTAAATTAGAACAATTACCAGAAGCATTAGAAGCTATTAATTTTAACTTTGACGTAGCAGCTAAAGATTCTAATTATAAAAATACTTCTGTTAGAATTTCTGATATTTCATTATCTGCTATGAGTAATTTTATAAAAGGTAATGTCTTTTTAAAAAATTTACATGATTATAATATCGAAGCTGATGTAGACGCTAAAGTTGACTTAGAGAATATAAAGGAATTTATACCTATAGAAGATATTGTACTTAGAGGAGTGATTGATGCAAAGGGGAGTATAAAGGGAACATATGAACCTAAGAGAAAACTATTCCCTGTTATTGATTCTGAGATTAAGTTTGTCAACGGATATGTTCAATTTAAACGTATACCAGACTTACCAATAGAGAATATTCAAATCCACACTATTATTAAGAGTAAGCGTGGATCTTTAAATGACCTAACAATTAAAGTCTTACCAATTGACTTTAAAATAGCAGGAGAGCCTTTCCAATTAGCTGCTAGTTTGTATAATTTAAATAACTTAAATTATAATGTGAAGTCAAAAGGGACATTGAATATTGGAAACTTGTATAAGTTGTTTAAGATAGACGGTATAGATGTACGCGGTAGATTATTAACAAGTCTTTTCTTAAGTGGATTACAAAGTGATGCTGTTAAAGGAGACTTTGATAAACTAAACAATGGTGGGAAATTTGAAGTAGACAATATAACTGTGACTTCTGATATGTTTCCTAAACCATTACACATTAAGAAGGGAGTGTTTAAGTTCTATAAAGAAAAGATGAAGTTTGAGAAATTTGAAGCTACTTATGGTAGTTCTAAGTTTTCTATGAATGGGTACTTGACTAATGTAATCGGATATATGCTGAAAGGTGATACCCTAAAAGGGAACTTTGATCTGCAGACTCCTTATATGAATGTTGATGAATTTATGATGTTTGCAAATAATAAAACTAGTAATGTCACAACAGCAAATACATCTAATGCAGGTGTTATTCAAGTTCCAAAAGATATCAATATTACCTTTAATGCAGTAGCTGATAAGATTAAATACACAGAATACAATATTGAAAACTTTACAGGTAATCTAGTTGTTTCTAAAGGTGGTATTGATTTGAAAGATACTAAGTTTAATCTGATAGGAACAAATGTTGCTATGAATGGAACTTATGAACCAACAGGTTATAGAAGTGCATTATTTAGTTATCATTTAAAAGCTTCTGAATTTGATATTCAAAGAGCATATAAAGAAATTACTTTGTTTAGAGAAATGGTGACAATGGCGAAGGATGCTTACGGAACAGTTTCTTTAGATTATAGCTTGAAAGGGAAATTAAACAGTAGTATGTTCCCTGTAATGAAGAGTATTGAAGGACAAGGTACATTGTCATTAGCAAATATTAGTTTTAAAGGATTTAAACTTTTAGGAGCTATTGCGGATAAGACGGATGCTAAATCTTTAGAAAAAGGAACATTATCTGATGTAAATATTAAATCATCTATTAAAGATAATGTAATGACTATTGAACGAACTAAAATGAAGATGGCTGGTTTTAGACCACGTTTCGAGGGACAGGTAAGTTTAGATGGAGATTTAAATATTGGATTTAGATTAGGATTACCTCCATTAGGTATTATAGGAATACCAATGAGAATAACTGGTAATGCAGAAGATTTTAAAATTAAGTTAGGTAGATATAAAGCAAGTGAAGTATTTGGACAAGGAGCAAAGGATGATGACGAGGATGAAGATGAAGGATCAGATGTAAAATCTGTGAATGATTCTATCCCAGCTCTACCAGAGGTAATACCAATACAAGCCCCTTCTAGTCTTCCTAAGACGGCATAA